A single window of Hirundo rustica isolate bHirRus1 chromosome 16, bHirRus1.pri.v3, whole genome shotgun sequence DNA harbors:
- the LOC120760281 gene encoding calponin homology domain-containing protein DDB_G0272472-like — translation MNLLLEQREALQKQVGELTSQLAASRESQEGTVQRAQQEVNEAQEESRQKLLEVEHVQKMLEEAEHQNKELLILSMEEKDLHLRTLEEENLALNSQMSQLRSTLQQAQKLCSKYRRELQELNTQIWAQLDAVRQKAAREAAEEKQVLETEVSELRVRLQSSEERAEAVAIQRKAAELELKKTKAQRDRLKAENKELLKQLEEMEQGLQRAEKKHTSRETAMEKEASERQEEAVTLCQKVPSLKRKLESLEKERKDVQQAVGAEGKQVSEHSREGVECVQDLVATSAEVKTEKRESTTEPRRTGELVKPEGRRIRSFKRVFLPDYIKLRVSDSDQQTTLTSQEQESSSSLGEQ, via the exons ATGAATCTCCTCCTTGAGCAGAGGGAGGCTCTACAAAAGCAG GTGGGAGAGTTGACATCTCAGCTGGCAGCCTCCCGAGAGTCGCAGGAGGGAACTGTCCAGAGAGCCCAGCAAGAAGTGAATGAGGCCCAGGAAGAGTCAAGGCAGAAGCTGTTGGAGGTTGAGCATGTCCAGAAgatgctggaggaggcagaacaTCAGAACAAGGAGCT GCTGATTCTGTCTATGGAGGAAAAGGACCTTCACCTCAGAACGCTGGAAGAAGAGAACCTGGCACTCAACAGTCAGATGTCTCAGCTTCGTTCTACTCTTCAGCAGGCCCAAAAGCTCTGTTCTAAATATAGGAGAGAACTGCAGGAGCTCAACACCCAG ATCTGGGCCCAGCTGGACGCTGTGAGGCAGAAGGCAGCTCGTGAGGCAGCTGAAGAGAAGCAGGTGCTGGAAACTGAGGTGTCTGAGCTGCGTGTGAGGCTCCAGAGCTCTGAAGAAAGAGCAGAGGCCGTGGCCATACAGCgtaaggcagcagagctggagctgaagaAGACAAAAGCTCAGAGAGACCGACTAAAAGCCGAAAATAAGGAGCTGCTGAAACAGTTGGAGGAAATGGAGCAAG GTTTGCAGAGGGCAGAAAAGAAACACACCTCTCGAGAAACTGCCATGGAGAAAGAGGCCAGTGAAAGACAGGAAGAGGCTGTGACTCTTTGTCAGAAGGTGCCATCCCTGAAGAGGAAATTGGAGAgcctggagaaagaaaggaaggatgtGCAG CAGGCTGTTGGAGCAGAAGGGAAGCAGGTGTCAGAGCACTCCAGGGAGGGCGTGGAATGTGTGCAGGATCTGGTTGCAACATCAGCAGAAGTCAAGACAGAGAAGCGTGAATCGACCACTGAGCCTAGGAGAACTGGCGAGCTG GTGAAACCTGAAGGAAGAAGAATCAGAAGTTTTAAGAGAGTGTTCCTCCCAGACTACATAAAGTTGCGTGTCTCTGACTCTGACCAGCAGACTACGTTGACGTCTCAAGAACAGGAATCCTCCAGTAGCTTAGGGGAGCAGTAG